Genomic segment of Arachis hypogaea cultivar Tifrunner chromosome 11, arahy.Tifrunner.gnm2.J5K5, whole genome shotgun sequence:
gtttgcggattccacctgtccgtttgtttgggggtgttccACCGAGCTGAAGCGATGGGATATGTGTAATCCTTCTAAGAACTCTCTGAACTTTTTATCGGTGAACTGGGTTCTGTTGTCTGAGATGACGACCTCGGGGATCCCAAAACGGGTGATGATCTGCCGCCAGACGAATTTCCGGCACTGGGTTGCCGTTATAGAGGCCAGAGGTTCGGCCtcgatccatttggtgtagtaatcTATGGCGACAATGAGGTATCTGAGTTGGCCGGGTGCTGTAGGGAAGGGACCGACGAGGTCGATTCCCCACGTGCCGAATGGCCGTTCTGCCGATATGGTGCTGAGTTGGTGTGGGGCGGCTTGGTAGATATTGGCGTGCCTCTGGCATTTGTCGCAATTTTTTACTAACTGTATAGAGTCTCGAATAATTGTAGGCCAGAAGTATCCTGCCCTAATGACTTTTTGGGCTAATGTTTCTGGAGGCAAAACTCCGTCGAGGAAATACTGTAGGATAGGGTAGGTCCAAGACTCCTGGTTCGAGGATGTCAGGTGGGCGTTGGTTGTTGTTGATACGGAGGGCGACCTAACGACTTCCTGAATTAGCGATTTGTTACCGtgtcctggtttggtactggctagtttgGAGAGTAGGTCTGCCCTAGCATTTCGTTCCCTGGGCACATGTTGTATGGTAACGTGCTCGAATCCTTCTTTTAGTTTGTTAACCTTGGTGAGGTATTGCTGGAGTAGGGATCTCGTGCCTGGTAGTCTCCGTTAACTTGGGAactgactacttgtgagtcagtATTTATCTCTAGGACTTTTGCTCCGACTTCCCGGGCTAGGGTCAGTCCTGCCAagagggcttcgtattctgcttaGTTATTTGATACTGGAAATTCGTATCGTACCGACTGTTCGATCGTGATCCCGTTTTGGTTTTCGAGTATGACCCCAGCGCCTCCGTAGGTGGAGTTCGACGACCCGTCGACGTGTAGTTTCCATGATTCGGGGGTGAGCTTACCCGGAGTCATCTTGGCGATGAAATCGGCCATGTCTTGTGCTTTGATTGCGTTTCGGGGTTCGAATTTAATCTGGAATTGAGATAGCTCGATGGACCAAGCTAGCATTCTTTCTGCTAGGTCGGGTTTCTGCAGAACCTGCTTGACCGCCTGGTCGGTTTGGACCGTCACGGGATGAGCTTGGAAGTATTGTCGTAGGCACCGGGAGGCCGTAAGGAGTGCGAAAGCTAGCTTTTCTAAGCGTGAGTAGCGGGCTTCTGCGTCTTGTAagactttgcttatgaagtatacgggtttttGCTCCTTTTTCTCGTCTTCGCGGATGAGTGCTGCTGCGAGTGCCtcttccgttatggagaggtacAGGTAAAGTGTTTCCCATGTTTGGGGTTTGGCGAGGATTGGTGGTCCCGCTAGGATCCTCTTGAAGTGTTGGAAAGCTTCTTCACATTCCGCCTCCCATTTAAAAGGGGCTCcttttttcattaatttgaaGAAAGGAATCGCTTTTTGAGCCGATGCCCCGAGAAAGCGCGATAATGCTGTCAGTCGGCCGGTGAGTTTTTGGACGTCTTTAAGGTTTTTGGGGCTTGTCATCTTGAGGACGGCGCGCCATTTCtccgggtttgcttcaactccgcgttgtgtaatcatgaagccgaggaacttccctgcctccattccgaaggcgcattttgtcgggttgagtcgcatttggTGCTTTCGTAGGGTGTTCATTATGACCTTGAGGTCGTCGGCTAGTTGTTCACCGGATTCGGTCTtggcgagcatgtcgtctatgtagacttctaaTTTGTTTCCGGACAGGTCTCGAAATATCTTGTTAACAAGTCTTTGATAGGTGGCTCCAGCATTTTTCAAGCCGAAGGGCATTACTGTGTAGTAGTATGTCCCGTCCGGGGTGATGAACGTTGTTTTCTcttcgtctggtcggtgcattggaatctggttgtagccggaatatgcgtccatgaagctgaggtatcggTGACCGGATGCAGACGACGCCAATGTACGAGATGTCTCTGATACGGGTTGAAAGGTGGATTGGGAACCTGCGAGCAAGGCTGAAACCGGATtgcttgactggagcaatgggggtggtacctgcaaagacactccaacgctcaagtcagaatggatctgagaggtagaaggtgtgtggaatgaatgaatacctggagggacctgggtcctctatttataggcgatgatagttatcttatcttatcttggttGGCCAAGATAAGAGAggtgtttgaattcgaaagttggttaggggCTCTGAAaggccagttttgggcctttaggTCGAAACGGGTTGTTCCCGAGTAACCGGGTATGAGGACTGCCCCGTGCGCAGGATCCGTGGGTCGGATCCGTAACAGAAACAGTACTCTAATGTACTTTATTGGAGTACTGATATGCCATGTACTTTTAAGTTCTCAGTTATATTATTGTCTTGTAGTGCGTTAAAAGACTTTATTAACTTCTGAAAGTAATTTAAAATTATCCAAATGGTCCGCTAAAAATTCTTCACAGCTTACTTCTTGAATTTAAATGTTTGCAGCTTAAATAGCAAGATGCCAAAAAGCCTTATTGGCTTATAATGTTGCCTGAGTTGGAAGAATGAGATCGTTAACCATATTAGTGAGAGTTAAATCTCCTCGTCTCTCCTCTGCTGTCCGCCCTTGATACAGCGGATTCGAGGAGAGGTGTTCTGATCTATTGCTACAGCTGTTTGGGGTTCTTGGCCTTCTCGACCCTCTCCTTCATATCTAAGTGGTTGTTCTGCAGTTAATTTTTTCTCTGCAGTTGTGAGAAAAGTGGAAAGCATAATTCAGCAGATGGTAATATACGGGCTGCATAATTTTGCGCCATTGAAGGGCTTATCGAAAGGTATGTTCCTTATTTTTGGCAATAATTTTTGTAGCAGGTGAATTTTTTAGGGCTAGATTTAAGGTGTTGGAGCTGACCCAGGGAGATTAAATGTGTTGGCAATGTTATGTTGGATTATTGATATGGTGTGTACCTGGAAAAATTGGTTATGATCCTTTTAGATACACGAGTTGACTCACGTTAAAGGATTATACTGGTGTGCAGTGGAGGATGGACTTTGGCATGTAGTTAGAGTCATGGTCTGTAGAGAAGCAATGGTAGGAGTTTCTCAGTTATTCAGCaaataaatgtaattttttttaattatttataattgttttatttttgtaaacTTAATTAAAGAgttagtttatttgtttattcagcacataattttttttaattgccaGACTGAGAAGATTAAGAATAGCTGCATGTGATTTTAATGGCATCAAGTTATTTACTATCCATCCGATTACcactttaaaagaaaaagtgttagtttttttctctccaaatttcaATTCGAATTGGTTGGTTAATGTGCTTTACCAGTCTGCTGGTCTATTTGTTAATGGAAAATAGAGTTGTCTTGTTTTACATTTGTTATGGATTTTGCTACATCTCTATTTCTCAAGCCTTCATGCCAGTGTAGTTGTTTAAACTTACAAGATATTTTGGTTTCACAATCACTATGAGTAAAGTTGAAGTACTTTTTGACCTATTTAAGTGCATAAGCAATTTGGTTGTTCATAAAGGACTAATAAGCAATGAGAATATAGCAAATTTGTTTTCCTCCTAGTGGCAAACGTAGTTGTGTTTATGACATTTATTTTGTCATCTTCATTTTATTAAGATATATTAGGTGTGCTTTTTTATTTGTTGATATGAATGATCAAGGTGAGGTAGATATTTGTATAGGCTGGGTTTTTCCGATGATGATGTAGTGAGGGTAAAGTATTTCTGGAAGCATAGAAATTGGAGTAGAAGCTCAGCGTTTCCTATGTTAACATGTTACAATAAGTTGCTTTGTTAACAGGGCTGCATCAATTGGCCAGATTGTGACGGCAAGACTGGATATTATTGTTGGCTATGCAAATGTTGAACTTCTGAGGAACCACAAGTGAGGGGATCCTCTAGAAGAAGCAGCTACTGCATATTAGGAAACAGATGAAAAACATAAATCCAAGCCAATTTCGACATCAACCAATCATGAATCGGCGATGCCAGATCCGGAAGACGGGCTTTTGAATGAGGTATATGATAGTGGAGGAATTGCAGATTAGGATTATATTAACTTTTTGTCATTCTGAAGATGAATAGTATAAGTTAATGTAAAAGTGGGTGATCGTACCATTGTTAATTGCTGCAGGAGACACTTTTTGACATGAGCATGTTAGGGGACGAAGCAGGATTTCCAAATATGATGCAGACAGACATAGAGCCTCAAGCTGCTCAGGTACCAAGTCATGTCAGCATTGAAGATGTGCTGAAGATGGAGTTCTTCACCCCTGGGGAAGCAAGAGAATTCTACACAAGTTATAGTAGGCTAAAAGGTTTTGCAATAAGAAAGTGTAAGAGGGTAAAAAATGCCAAAGGAGAGATTGTTAGTTACACTTTTGTTTGCAACAGACAAGGGTTTAGGCACAAGAAGTGGTTAAATAAGCTGGATAGGAAAAGAGAGCACAAGCCTATAACGCGATACAGGTGAGTAGCAGAGATGAGGATAAAGAAGAATCATAGTAATGGAAAATGGTTTGTTTCGCAGTTTGTGGATGATCATAACCACACCCTACTCTCTCAAAGGTTTATTGGATATCTGCCTTCACACAGGAATATGTCTGATGTAGAAATTGCTCAAATGAATAGCATGAGGGAAGTTGGGATAAGCATTCCAAAGATATACCAGTCATTTGCGATGCAGGTTGGGGGCTTTAACTTAGTAAGATTTACTAAGCAAGATATGCACAACGAGGTTCGAAAGCAACGTGCTTTGCAGAACGAAGATGTAAATGCCGCACTGCGTTTTTTTTAAGGTGCTGCCAGAAACGATGAGAAACTGTTTTGGAGGTATGAGGTAGCGGCTGGTTCTCGTTTGTGTGACATTATATGGAGTGATGGTCGAAGCCAGGAAGATTATGAGGCATTCGGTGATGTCCTTGCCTTTGATGCGACCTATGGGAGGAACAAGTATAACCTTCCTGTCATTGTTTTGTCCAGGGTTAATCACCATAATCAGACATGCGTGTTTGCAGCAGCATTGGTTTCATATGAGTCACAGGATTCGTACAAATGGGTGCTGCAACGGTTTTTGGAATGCATGTGGGGAAAGGCCCCGAAGGCAGTCATAACTGATGGGGATCCTTCTATGAGGCTAGCTATTATGTATGTATTTTCAGATGCTCATCACAGACTTTGCACGTGGCACCTACTTAGGAATGCCACTGCTCATGTCTCACAACCATGTTTCACCCAATTATTCAAACAGTGCATGCTGGCTGACATAGAGGTTGATGAATTTGAAATACAGTGGGAGGCGATGGTTGATGAGTGTGGTGTTCGAGAGATTGAATGGGTGATGGACCTGTATAGAAAGAAGTTGTCATGGGCCACCGCATACATACGGGGCAGATTCTTTGCAGGTTTAAGGACAACCTCTCGGTGCGAGTCGTTGCATGCTAAGTTGGGTGGGTTTGTGGAGAGTAGATATGGGATATTGGACTTTTTTACAAACTTTCAAAGATGTGTTGATTTCCTTAGAGACAAGGAGGAGGAGCTTGACTTTCGTTCCTTTTATGGTACCCCGGTACTTCAAACACAATTCCCAGAGATTGAGAGGTCGGCGGCAACCCTGTATACCCGGGAAATTTTTTACAGGTTTCGAGAGTCCCTAAAGTGGGCTGGAAGATTTTACATTGCCGACCGCCAGGATTGTGAAAATGGATGTTGCTATGTGATACAGAAGTATCGCCGATCGGAGTCAACCTGGCAAGTCTTGCATCAGCCGCAAAATGGAACCTTTCAATGTAATTGCCGCAGGATAGAGTCATATGGATCCCTTGTGTTCACATAATTGTAGTTCTGGTTGGTAATGATATCGGTTCTTTGCCAGAGACTCTGGTCCTGAAGAGGTGGTGCAAAAACGCCAAGAACCATGTGACTTCCGTTAGACAAGTTACTGAAACGGGTGATGCTGCCTCCCGGTACCGTAGCAGAGTTGGTGTATTTCTTGACCAATGTAAGCGTTTTGCCAAGGTGGCTTGTCTAAGGGACGAGGACTACAAGGTCTTCAGTGAAAAAATGGCACGGGATACTATCATTTTGGAGGTCAAGAATGGGTTGTGTGTGGCCCTATATGTGAATCCACACCTTAACGGTGAGGGGGGTGGTGGGATACAGGATCCGGTCCGCGTCCGGACAAAAGGCACCGGCAGAGGAAATGTTTCTCAGGTATCAAAGGGCCCAAAGAAGAGAAAATGCAGTGCCTGCGGGAAACTGGGTCATCGCAAAACTCGTTGTCCCAGTGCGCCTGCCCCACAGCACAGATGTCGTGGATCGCAACCGGTTCCCGAGGGTTGCCAGGCTCAACCTCAGGTTAGAATCATATGCTTTGTTTCATTTATAATTCATGTGATTTTTAGGGTGGTCATGATATTAttgaaactttgaatgatcaATGATAACCTAAGTAGGATATGCCATATGTGAGTAGACCGCAAAACAGCTATCTGATAAAATGAAGTTGAACTTGATAAAATTGTTGAGTTTAGGTAGATCCACACAATTGTTCATAGAACAAATAGCAGCATTAGTTCATGAGGATGCTACATGTTAAACGAGGTTGAGGCATCATCAAAGTGTAAATAGAACATGATCCATTCACAAAGAGGGAGAAGCAttaatgtataaatatataaatgtCAATATAGGCAATTCAAGGTCTTAGGGGTAGAGGCATATATTTT
This window contains:
- the LOC112721020 gene encoding protein FAR1-RELATED SEQUENCE 5-like, which translates into the protein MPDPEDGLLNEETLFDMSMLGDEAGFPNMMQTDIEPQAAQVPSHVSIEDVLKMEFFTPGEAREFYTSYSRLKGFAIRKCKRVKNAKGEIVSYTFVCNRQGFRHKKWLNKLDRKREHKPITRYRNMSDVEIAQMNSMREVGISIPKIYQSFAMQVGGFNLVRFTKQDMHNEVRKQRAARNDEKLFWRYEVAAGSRLCDIIWSDGRSQEDYEAFGDVLAFDATYGRNKYNLPVIVLSRVNHHNQTCVFAAALVSYESQDSYKWVLQRFLECMWGKAPKAVITDGDPSMRLAIMYVFSDAHHRLCTWHLLRNATAHVSQPCFTQLFKQCMLADIEVDEFEIQWEAMVDECGVREIEWVMDLYRKKLSWATAYIRGRFFAGLRTTSRCESLHAKLGGFVESRYGILDFFTNFQRCVDFLRDKEEELDFRSFYGTPVLQTQFPEIERSAATLYTREIFYRFRESLKWAGRFYIADRQDCENGCCYVIQKYRRSESTWQVLHQPQNGTFQFLVGNDIGSLPETLVLKRWCKNAKNHVTSVRQVTETGDAASRYRSRVGVFLDQCKRFAKVACLRDEDYKVFSEKMARDTIILEVKNGLCVALYVNPHLNGEGGGGIQDPVRVRTKGTGRGNVSQVSKGPKKRKCSACGKLGHRKTRCPSAPAPQHRCRGSQPVPEGCQAQPQATPSQTTRQEQSTFCASEVTTGYQELQMGVGTKKRKVRVELPNTFPQFMSKEDSIDR